The segment CGCCCAACTCGGTGGCGATATCCAGTCCGTCCGCGTCGCTGGACACCACGATGGGTATGGCGTGGTAGTAGTCGATGATTTGCGCGGCGATCAGGCAGAAGTCATCCGCGCCCATAATGGCCACGAATTCGCCTTCTTCCACCTTCAATTTGTCGATGGCGCGTAGCGCCAGCGCTATCAACTCCACGAATACGGCCTCGCTGTTTTTGATGCCTTCGGGCAGCGAAATCACGCAGTCTTTGGGCACGATGGCGTAATCGCCGAGATACCCCGGCATATCGTAGCCGCGTATTCTCCCGTCGCGGTAGGGGGACAGCAGCACGCGCTCGCCCTTCATATACGACGTATCGCCCGCGGTTTCGCTCACCAAACCCACGGCCATTCTACCGGGCACGACGGGCAGTTTCGACTTATCCCGCCCCGCGAACAGCGCGAAGTCGGTGTGCGTCAGCACCACGTCGGTCAGTTTTACTTTCACTTCGTTAAGGTTGGGTTGTCCGTCCGACATACCGTCGG is part of the Clostridia bacterium genome and harbors:
- a CDS encoding zinc-binding dehydrogenase — translated: MKTWTITESKVISDGMSDGQPNLNEVKVKLTDVVLTHTDFALFAGRDKSKLPVVPGRMAVGLVSETAGDTSYMKGERVLLSPYRDGRIRGYDMPGYLGDYAIVPKDCVISLPEGIKNSEAVFVELIALALRAIDKLKVEEGEFVAIMGADDFCLIAAQIIDYYHAIPIVVSSDADGLDIATELGVTYIIDTTTSNAEQRVRNITNGAMCECAIVQSYSSKVQNGLNLTKKQGRVCVVGPDEYLGDLPVDLHNLVAKRLVVSSVTNGGKNIPAAINFLATNAITTIGLPAKYVDFETVNQTFAESTSAQLFGPLTVVRVD